A part of Methanomassiliicoccales archaeon genomic DNA contains:
- a CDS encoding methanogenesis marker 17 protein produces the protein MEMIVEGTDKEGAETYAQIFERILLEMGITTVLERVHLLIRPEDPLFVISVRMRKAAGARSVHEVANLEDMEGGVMVSITDENYAPRLLALLWKTYGRDRVEQLTRYEVFVSGVTRMDFWEMKIDPEEELRAQVLDAIWKLVPEGLKIRHTFSSSDVLTIANTEHGFEADWLKKAEEVHHKMEAA, from the coding sequence ATGGAGATGATTGTCGAAGGAACGGACAAAGAAGGTGCCGAGACCTATGCCCAGATATTTGAGAGGATACTCCTCGAGATGGGCATTACAACCGTCCTAGAGAGAGTGCATCTTCTGATAAGACCGGAGGACCCCCTTTTTGTTATTTCGGTCCGTATGAGAAAGGCCGCTGGTGCCAGATCGGTCCATGAGGTCGCAAACCTAGAGGACATGGAGGGGGGAGTGATGGTGAGCATCACGGACGAGAACTACGCGCCCAGGCTTCTGGCCCTCTTGTGGAAGACCTATGGCAGGGACAGGGTCGAACAGCTCACCAGGTATGAGGTATTCGTCTCTGGTGTGACCAGGATGGACTTTTGGGAGATGAAGATCGATCCGGAAGAAGAGCTGAGGGCGCAGGTCCTTGATGCGATATGGAAGCTCGTCCCAGAAGGACTGAAGATACGTCATACATTCTCGTCTTCCGATGTTCTTACGATAGCGAACACCGAGCATGGCTTTGAAGCAGATTGGCTGAAGAAGGCGGAAGAGGTCCACCATAAGATGGAGGCGGCCTGA
- a CDS encoding methanogenesis marker 6 protein: MTTDHETRYIVLAPDSEFTPAQLARTIHSMNLDVVIKETCFGVVVSGKKDEIKRTVEEVRRIDPNRIFTKVRGFPVGDQRRCRAHKGSRPGFAQLEKEWKDLVLVEKGLQCIERGEPVPKISKKGKLPVKELQRICREDIQ; encoded by the coding sequence ATGACGACCGATCACGAGACCCGCTATATTGTTCTCGCCCCAGACTCAGAGTTCACGCCGGCGCAGTTGGCAAGAACGATACATTCGATGAACCTCGATGTTGTGATCAAAGAGACCTGCTTCGGGGTCGTCGTATCCGGTAAAAAGGACGAGATAAAGAGGACAGTGGAGGAGGTAAGGAGGATCGATCCCAACAGGATCTTCACAAAGGTCAGGGGATTCCCGGTCGGTGACCAGCGAAGGTGCAGGGCCCATAAAGGCTCGAGACCGGGCTTTGCCCAGCTGGAGAAGGAGTGGAAAGATCTCGTGCTCGTTGAAAAAGGACTCCAGTGCATAGAGAGAGGAGAACCTGTACCTAAGATCTCCAAGAAGGGCAAACTTCCGGTCAAAGAACTCCAGAGGATCTGCAGGGAGGATATTCAATGA
- a CDS encoding methanogenesis marker 7 protein yields the protein MYQVLMFDGGVYKINEFYELIEDIGGFVVQKTQIQVQILVTFAIPEEDRPIIEAKARELGGKLLDVPLAGTEIVVVGPTLGRHHMPHPICDIAETLRRYGAITVVMGLARGKGKQTAQINAEEKAIINEYDAAVFVVGNFRECVEKHKYKLWQDIEVPVVATCGPEFSSLPYCEALVCGIGRKVERMRRAEEIQKLEEVASKVQKIITDRRRDIELDPLFVHPAEIKDRLDELEAIQENLRPAPVVLHVDGVRAKVPYDKFKDKIADLEIYGRKLREIATISPSRMEGSILMKIKTRSQVESEDRSRAKD from the coding sequence ATGTACCAAGTGCTGATGTTCGACGGAGGGGTCTATAAGATCAACGAGTTCTATGAGCTCATCGAGGATATCGGAGGATTTGTCGTCCAGAAGACCCAGATCCAGGTGCAAATATTGGTGACATTCGCGATACCAGAGGAGGACCGACCGATCATCGAGGCGAAGGCCCGAGAGCTTGGAGGTAAATTACTTGACGTCCCTCTCGCCGGGACCGAGATAGTGGTTGTTGGTCCCACCTTGGGGAGGCATCATATGCCCCACCCCATCTGCGATATCGCGGAGACGCTCAGGAGATATGGTGCCATCACGGTCGTCATGGGGCTTGCCCGTGGAAAGGGAAAACAGACCGCTCAGATCAATGCAGAGGAAAAGGCGATCATCAATGAATATGATGCTGCCGTCTTCGTGGTCGGCAATTTCCGCGAATGCGTCGAGAAACACAAGTACAAGCTCTGGCAGGACATCGAGGTGCCAGTGGTCGCCACATGCGGACCAGAGTTCAGTTCCTTACCCTACTGCGAAGCGCTCGTCTGCGGTATCGGAAGAAAAGTAGAAAGAATGAGGAGGGCAGAGGAGATCCAAAAGCTCGAGGAGGTCGCAAGCAAGGTCCAAAAGATCATAACCGACCGCAGAAGGGACATTGAGCTTGACCCTCTTTTCGTTCATCCTGCTGAGATAAAGGACCGCCTAGACGAGCTAGAGGCGATCCAGGAGAACCTGAGACCGGCCCCAGTGGTGCTTCATGTAGATGGGGTCAGGGCCAAGGTACCATATGATAAGTTCAAGGACAAGATAGCCGACCTGGAGATATATGGAAGGAAGTTAAGAGAGATCGCCACGATCAGTCCTTCGAGAATGGAAGGGAGCATCCTGATGAAGATCAAGACGAGGAGCCAGGTGGAATCTGAGGACAGGTCACGAGCGAAAGATTAG
- a CDS encoding methanogenesis marker 5 protein codes for MKVLIVPPNSLILFDLVERFGHEPLSVMAALQEKIENREIESPPMNITVDDVKKGLKYAGIEVPSGIRGRLAVYGPLIEQAEAAVIMEDAPFMFGCVGCARTNEMMKLLIRKRKIPVIELDYPSNEDEAKAMVAKLKAFLEGLKK; via the coding sequence ATGAAAGTGCTCATCGTTCCACCGAACAGCCTGATATTGTTCGACCTGGTGGAGAGGTTTGGTCATGAGCCTCTTAGCGTCATGGCAGCGCTGCAGGAAAAGATAGAGAACAGGGAGATCGAATCGCCGCCGATGAACATAACGGTGGATGATGTGAAAAAAGGCCTTAAATATGCTGGTATAGAAGTACCATCTGGTATCAGGGGAAGACTTGCGGTCTACGGGCCATTGATAGAGCAGGCCGAGGCGGCCGTCATAATGGAGGACGCTCCATTCATGTTCGGTTGCGTTGGATGTGCGAGGACCAACGAGATGATGAAGCTATTGATCCGGAAAAGGAAGATACCGGTCATAGAACTTGACTACCCATCCAATGAAGATGAGGCTAAGGCCATGGTCGCGAAGCTCAAGGCATTCCTGGAGGGATTGAAGAAATGA
- a CDS encoding flavodoxin family protein, whose product MKVIGISGSPRAGGNTELLVAEALEGARSKGAEVEIVTLAGKDIKGCVAHPTCGQGGKCLIEDDMQPIYAKLMEADAIIIGTPIYFGSMTSQTKAFLDRTYLLSKMGKKLEGKVGGVIAVGGRAGHELTTSVILDFMTLQGMVLPPYAFAHSYVRDLGAAKGDEKSMKAARALGERVASLASKTR is encoded by the coding sequence TTGAAGGTTATAGGCATATCCGGGAGCCCAAGAGCGGGCGGGAACACCGAGCTTTTGGTAGCTGAGGCATTGGAAGGAGCAAGGTCAAAGGGCGCAGAGGTCGAAATAGTAACGTTGGCAGGGAAGGACATCAAAGGCTGCGTGGCACATCCGACCTGTGGGCAAGGTGGGAAGTGCCTGATCGAGGATGATATGCAGCCGATATATGCCAAGCTCATGGAGGCTGATGCGATCATCATAGGTACTCCGATCTACTTCGGAAGCATGACATCACAGACCAAGGCCTTCCTTGACAGGACCTACCTGCTTTCAAAGATGGGCAAGAAGCTGGAAGGAAAGGTCGGAGGCGTCATCGCCGTAGGTGGGAGGGCAGGTCACGAGCTCACGACCTCGGTCATTTTGGACTTTATGACGCTGCAAGGTATGGTCCTGCCCCCCTATGCCTTTGCGCATTCTTATGTCAGAGATCTCGGGGCCGCAAAAGGTGACGAAAAGAGCATGAAGGCCGCAAGGGCTCTTGGGGAGCGCGTAGCTTCTCTTGCATCAAAGACGAGATAA
- a CDS encoding methanogenesis marker 15 protein, which yields MIKIAQLSCGTDYSGVQSEIEKAAEAVGARMVYPDVDMERINSAVEKFGFNPVSPQLKLMIARAESLAEKRYDADAVFISSCFRCAEAALVRTELRKYIQNNTRLPVVTYSFTERTKAGQLLTRMEALVTIVERKELLARERQVGLTMGIDSGSSTTKAMVLRDNEIIGKAWTPTADVFSSAETAVSEALAQAGVKMSDIEAIGTTGYGRFTLGKKYNAKLVQEELTVNSKGAVWLADRQKGEATIIDIGGMDNKAITVRDGIPDNFTMGGICAGASGRFLELTAKRLKVEITELGALADKGDYRKVQMNSYCSIFGIQDLVTSLAAGHTIEDVASAACHSVAEQIYEQQLQEIDVRQPVIQVGGTSLISGLVTAVEHTLGQRPIVPPNSQYIGAAGAALLSSGFLEGH from the coding sequence ATGATAAAGATCGCACAGCTCTCCTGCGGAACTGATTATTCTGGGGTACAATCTGAGATAGAAAAGGCCGCCGAAGCAGTAGGGGCGAGGATGGTCTATCCTGATGTGGACATGGAGAGGATAAATTCAGCCGTCGAGAAGTTTGGGTTCAATCCGGTCAGCCCACAGCTCAAGCTCATGATAGCCAGGGCAGAATCGCTTGCTGAGAAGAGATATGATGCTGATGCGGTGTTCATATCGTCCTGCTTCAGATGCGCAGAGGCCGCATTGGTCCGTACCGAGCTGAGAAAATATATCCAGAACAATACCAGATTGCCTGTGGTCACTTACAGCTTCACCGAGAGGACGAAGGCGGGCCAGCTGCTTACAAGGATGGAGGCCTTGGTCACGATAGTGGAGAGAAAGGAGCTTTTGGCGAGGGAACGCCAGGTGGGCCTGACCATGGGGATCGATTCGGGCTCGTCCACCACCAAGGCCATGGTCCTGCGGGACAATGAGATAATAGGCAAGGCCTGGACCCCTACTGCAGATGTCTTCTCATCGGCCGAGACAGCTGTGAGCGAGGCCCTGGCCCAGGCGGGGGTAAAGATGAGCGACATCGAGGCGATAGGCACCACTGGCTATGGGAGGTTCACGCTCGGAAAGAAGTACAATGCCAAACTAGTGCAGGAAGAACTGACAGTGAACTCGAAGGGGGCCGTATGGTTGGCGGACCGCCAGAAAGGTGAGGCGACCATCATCGACATTGGAGGGATGGACAACAAGGCCATCACCGTCAGGGACGGCATCCCCGACAACTTCACTATGGGAGGTATCTGCGCCGGGGCCTCTGGACGGTTCTTGGAATTGACAGCGAAGAGGCTTAAGGTGGAGATCACTGAGCTGGGAGCCCTCGCGGACAAAGGGGATTACAGAAAGGTCCAGATGAACTCCTATTGTTCGATATTCGGCATACAGGACCTCGTGACCTCGTTGGCAGCAGGCCACACCATCGAGGACGTCGCATCAGCGGCATGTCACAGCGTCGCTGAGCAGATATATGAGCAACAGCTGCAGGAGATAGATGTCAGGCAACCTGTGATCCAGGTCGGGGGGACCTCTTTGATCTCAGGCCTCGTCACCGCGGTGGAGCATACATTGGGACAAAGGCCGATCGTGCCTCCGAACTCACAGTACATCGGGGCGGCGGGAGCGGCCTTACTGTCCTCTGGTTTCCTCGAGGGACATTGA